From Monomorium pharaonis isolate MP-MQ-018 chromosome 9, ASM1337386v2, whole genome shotgun sequence, the proteins below share one genomic window:
- the LOC105830160 gene encoding loricrin-like has protein sequence MRSARRNWAPLAATALVATALLLRPIYADAPVSGSYLPPSTSYGTPNLGGGGGGGGGGYSGGGGGAISTSYSAPGGGGGGFGGGGGFGGSGGGGGAPSGSYGAPPSSSYGAPSRPPSSSYGAPPSSSYGAPPSSSYGAPSSGGGGGGGFGGGGFGGGGSGGFGGGGFGGGAPSGSYGAPPSSSYGAPSRPPSSSYGAPPSSSYGAPSSGGGGGFGGGGFGGGGFGGGGGGGGRPSSSYGAPSGGGGRPSSTYGAPSGGGGGGFGGGGGFGGGAPSSSYGAPSSTYSAPSTRYSAPSSSYSAPSSSYGAPRGGGGGGGGGGYPSGGKPSSSYGAPSSGGGGGFGGGGFGGGGYSGGGGGGISSSYGAPSGGGGGYSGGGSGGYSGGGGFGGGSSGGYSGGGGGGYSGGGGGGYSGGGGGGGGRPSSSYGAPSGGGGGQSYASNGGYQY, from the exons ATGAGGTCCGCGAGAAGAAACTGGGCCCCTCTGGCAGCGACCGCGCTGGTCGCGACGGCCCTACTACTCAGGCCCATCTACGCTGATG cgcCTGTCTCGGGCAGCTATCTGCCACCATCAACCAGCTACGGCACGCCTAATCTAGgaggtggcggcggcggcggcggcggcggttattccggcggcggcgggggagcAATATCGACGAGCTACAGCGCGCCAggaggcggcggcggtggattcggcggcggcggtggatTCGGCggtagcggcggcggcggtggtgcgCCTTCCGGTAGCTACGGAGCACCACCGTCCTCGAGCTACGGCGCCCCAAGTCGACCTCCGTCCAGCAGCTATGGTGCACCGCCGTCCAGCAGCTATGGTGCACCTCCGTCCAGCAGCTATGGTGCACCGTctagcggcggcggcggcggcggcggtttCGGAGGTGGTGGCTTCGGCGGCGGAGGCAGCGGTGGTTTCGGAGGCGGCGGCTTCGGCGGTGGTGCGCCTTCCGGTAGCTACGGAGCACCACCGTCCTCGAGCTACGGTGCCCCAAGTCGACCTCCGTCCAGCAGCTACGGTGCACCCCCGTCCTCCAGCTATGGGGCACCGTCtagcggcggtggcggcggattcggcggcggcggcttcGGCGGGGGTGGTttcggcggtggtggtggcggcggtggtCGACCTTCCTCAAGTTACGGTGCACCGTCGGGAGGCGGCGGCAGGCCATCGTCCACGTATGGTGCACCttccggcggcggcggaggtggtttcggcggcggcggcggtttCGGAGGTGGTGCACCGTCCTCGAGCTACGGAGCACCTTCCTCGACTTACAGCGCGCCTTCGACGCGCTACAGCGCGCCTTCCTCGAGCTACAGCGCGCCGTCCTCGAGCTACGGGGCACcgcgcggcggcggtggcggaggcggcggcgggggataCCCGTCCGGAGGTAAACCGTCGTCCAGCTATGGAGCGCCCAGCtccggcggtggcggcggcttTGGAGGCGGTGGTTTCGGAGGAGGTGGCTACtccggcggcggtggtggtggaaTATCTTCGAGCTATGGTGCACCCTCGGGTGGTGGCGGCGGATACTCCGGGGGTGGTAGCGGCGGTTACTCTGGCGGTGGCGGTTTTGGAGG TGGCAGTTCCGGTGGTTACTCCGgaggcggcggtggcggttattctggcggcggcggtggcggttactccggcggcggcggcggcggtggtggcagGCCCTCGTCGTCCTACGGTGCTCCgagcggcggtggcggcggacAGAGCTACGCCAGCAACGGAGGATACCAATACTAA